The sequence atactaatatagATATCtatgttattattatattattttaaaataattatattaaataaacttaATCTAAATATTCATTTAGGGTAACAATGATTTTAACCGCTTTAACTCTTAATGTGAAAACTCGATTGTAAACAACAAAAATCTAGTtctaaatctatactatataaaagttgAGGCTATAAGCCATCAAGGGCGTCCACGTAGGATTTAAAACCACCAATCGTATTATGACAAatcagattttaattttttaaagttaatatttctaaaaaaaacgaaattagtcttcaaaataaatattaacattttaCAACTTACTTAAAAATGGTAACTCTTATAGTATTAtagaaaatcaaaagaaaaagtaatatttacaaaatatgttaattttaaaatagttaaaatataaaaatattttaaaacatttacaaTATATAATCTACTATATAAACTATCAGCGTGATTACAAATAGTTATTGTTATGGTCGGTTTATGTAGAACAAGCTGGAAGCCTATGTGGACTTCCAGATAGATGATCTTGAATTGTCAAGCTACATCTCCTACACGAATGTCATAAGACTTATTGTTACATGCTCTATGCGATTAGCAATCACTATGGGAGCATGGGAGAGGTGGTCATTACACTGCATGCCTATGTCCATGTAAGTTGATAAAAtacagtgacaaaaaaaaagttgataaaatataaatctatactatataaaagctAATGCTATAAATGATTGAAGGCGTTCAcgtagaatttaaaatttccaaTGATACTATGACAAATCATTATTtgaaatttgttatttttttaaagagaaattcTCTAAGATAGCCATTTTTACATTTAAACCCTAGAGTTAACTAATTTAGAcctagagtttagagttaaggggtaggGTTTTGGGAATggagtttcaaattttaaaaaattaaaataaaaatttaaaatttcaaaagaaaatgggctattttggtcatttttttccttgacaactatttttgtgacaaaaacataaaaatgactatttgagagaattgtcaTTTTTTAAGTGTCAAAATTACCAAAAActgtttatttaaaataaaatataaatcattatcaaaaaaaggaaaacttacaaaactaaaaacagTATATATAAGTTAACataatgtataatatattttcgaaaattaatataaaactaaataaaaaaaatactaattaatttaaaaatgcaAGAATTCCAAATAAGTATAACTACAtaaatttaaaccattaattttAAAAGTGTAGGTTATATGCTATTGAAAATATTCTTGAGTAACATATAATACAAGATATGAGCCCGTTGCATTGCAACggattttgtttgatgttttaatttaagaaaaaccataaaataataaaccactttattatagttttatgattgtttttacatatgttgtttgagatttatattataataaaaatcgttttcacacataagttcaagttaatatttgtattttataatcattttggGTAGACTAATTGTTAAAAACTTTGTATTTAGGATTAGAGAAAATATCATACCTAAACGTTTAAACAGAACACAACCCGAAATAAGAAATTGaatcaaaagtaaaaaaaatatgaaagtcAAATACACCAATCGAGTCAATGGCAACATTATACATGTTCTTATgtactaaaatttaatattttattaaacaagtctttaaaattttattttgttaggattttttaaaatagaaaaacattATATCTTATAAATctcctttttatttacaattaaaaataaaaaaaattataataaatacacttttacaattttgtttaagattttgGAAAATAAAAGTTACTGTCATATAACCTATTACAATTATCTCTTTagaattcagaaaaaaaattgcTATGAAATGGTTATTTTAGTTattgataataattttaaaattattattcgTATAAATACCCTAGTTTTACACTTCTTTTGTTAATTACtaatttttagtatcatgttcatcaccaaatactctcttaaaaatattatcaaataaatgTTTACAATTCTCTTCTGGTTatgacttaaaaatatgatacaaatttcttttgcttatgatttttttataaaaaaggaaacaactatcaaaaattattttctagtttttaaggatttaaaaaaaggaagttatattacataatcttttacaattatattttgcctaggatttataaaaataaaatttctatcaaaCAATTATTTCTAGTTaatattatctattttaaaagttgcattttcaaaattcgttgttttcaatatcactaatatttttacaatttttcttgttaattaaataattgttactatcatatttatcattaattttttaagtaaaaaatactattaaataaaaatttacattCTCTCTGGACAGGATTTGGTTTtttaaatggaaaaaaaaatcttaattggttaagattagaaaataaatttgtttttagaaATCTCTTTTTTGTAGAAATTTAGGAAAAGAAGaagttttttatttacacattcacaatctatttttttaattcacaCTTGTCACAATCATATCACGTGAAATATTTGAagtaaattttggtttttatttttttaacacaaactTATTGAAAGTAAAGTtagttaattataaataaagtaagattatttttattctatttatacttttaaaaagaaattatttattttataattagtttttcttttagatttttataaaactattttaattttaatacaaaaaattatgtttaattatttattttatcttatacatacaaacacatATCCATCATATTCACACATACTCATGTACGACAAcaacatcaaaattaaaaattatgttgcatcaagaaattaaaagaaaatctcaggtaatacttttcatgtaaatactattgtgttttgtagaaataatatgtggaagcttaaacctaaatatagatgtgaaatataaatgtagttttttcaaacttcgtttttattatcttattatgtatattttaaatcattatatatttaaacatatGTCACACtattagaaaaaatattgttatcaaataatcttttgcaattatcttttgattaggattttaaaaaaggaaaattactattaaataatatttataattactttttaatagaattcgtttttgttaatatcttattatatatatttttaattatgagataaaTTAACACATGTTACAAtcctaaatatataattgacatgtgtcgcgatcatgttaattaacaactttgaagaaccaaactttatataataagatatataaGTTTAAATTaacattatttataatttaacgTAATTTTCTAAATTAACATAAAAGTAATAATAATCAATTTTCAATGCAAGATTTCAAACAATTATAACTATTTAAATCTATAAcacttcatttttaaaatttagaatatatgctattgaaaatattcataaataacatatactatatataatttgatgccTTAAGTTATTGAGAATGTCCATATATTATCTTGAAGcaccaataaaaatatattaatcaccattttaaatatattacttatagtactttcaaaaattgtttctttcaaaataaaaaggaaataaatgtaaaatatagaaaaatccaaatcattaaaataatcatattgatatataaactaaatatttggaagaataacataaattttacatacaaaatataatattaaaaaataaaagaattttaaataataaagaaaatatgaatCTAAAGcacatatgattttaaaattgagGATATATGTTATTTAAAGTGTTCAcatagaatttaaaaatattactaataaTACGCCATATCAAAATGttaattgatatttttaaatataaaatttcagatatttatttctctcaaaataaaattatataagttaaaaaaatatttttactagaAATAATTAACttgattttaaaactaaatttttgaaaattaaatataaaattttatcgaacaaaattaaattttttgaaaagaaataaagtttaaataaTGTTCGAATAATCATGTATGTGataatttttgattaattatcTTAAAAATTAGATTGGTATTTATACTTAATTCTTgaaaacataacataaacagagtttaacaagaaaaaaactaaattatgtCCACAACCATTATTGCGGTAAGGGCTgtatactattaaaaatattcatatataattaaaaatacgaAAAAATATTCCAAATCAGTATcatagttaatatttttataaatattaatatttctaaaatacttactaaaattaaataacttgatatatatgtcaaaacataaaatatcatatacataaaaaaaaatatataattaatattaaaatagttaaccttatcaaattagtaaaaaataaaattttagtatttttatatattggtGTTGGCTACAAAATCatctaattttataatatattataaaaggTTCTTACAAACATTGGtcgatttttgtttctttcttaccGGGCCAATTCATTTTTGGCTTATAATAAGCTTACAAagttctattaaaaataaaatgtggtAAGATTAACCACAATCAATACACACATTGTTAATTAAAcagtttatttatattattttgaattgccttttatcaattaaataaattaacataGTTATTTACTCATCAACAATtagattttaataaattttgagacaattgttaaaaaaaaatcataatccAAATATTCATTTAACTAACCAAACATGTTTTTATGAAACATacctaaataattttataatctacaagatttttaaaaacttagGTCACTAATAATAAATCGAAGTACATGGTAACTCTTTTCCAATAAAAGTAACTTCTCAATCGGAGAAAACTTTTGTGAACCACTAAAACATCATAATCCCACCACTAATTTATATTGTAACTAGATCAAGTAGGAAATACAAAAAAGTTAGATATAGTGAGTGCATAAGGATTAATCTTTTATGTCATTcaaatagaaatacataaaaaattatactaaaatatttataacagTGTCGTATTAGTTAATAAGCATCGAACAATTTATATAAcgcttttaaattttttattaagaaaCAATATACACAtgtttataaatacatttatacatttacatatacaaacaaactgatatctaaatattatttatttaaagggtaaaattgtataaaaacttaacaatgaaaaataataaagcacactttgaataaaatttcatagaaaaatgtatataaaactatttctattttattatcttaatattatttcaaaataaaactaattattaataaaatattcataGTAGTGTATAGCATAGTATAGTAGTGTATATGTACTGAGAAATCTATATAATACTAAAAATGTACTTATAAGAAACTATAAATACTTTAGTAacagtaattttatttttataatacaaacaaataaatagctaagtttaaaaagaaaaaatttataaaataatgtaaatgAGAAAagatcaaataatattttaataatattaataaaagtaatttttaacaaaatttatccttttcttaaaaaatattgcaaaaataaattaaattatcaaAGCAGACTCGCGCGTAGCGCGAGTATAAAATCTAGTCTTTATAATAATAGTACAATTTTCTCTCCAATTAGAGTGTCCACGTCAGCAACcttttgattttgtaaatagaCCTACGAAAATGAAATATCTTTCTTTAAGCTTTCTAAAACACAAACGGAAGAGACACAAACATAACTTCCATTTAAACACATCTTGATCTCGCTTCAAAGCCGTAGAAAATCATCGCAACTCTTAACCTTCATCTTCCTTCTAACTTCGATATTATCATCGCCACtccaaataaatatttgtcttCCGTTTAACCTCGATATTATCGTTGCCGCACTACCTGTTATGACGTTCCAGGTGGTGGTTAATCGAAGCGGTGCCACCACAGGCCAGCCAGATCATCTTAGGATGGGTCTGATGACGTATGATCTCAAGTGAATATTAAATCCAGGAATGTGTGATTACGCGATCAGCAGTAAAGAGACCGAAGGTAGCAGTGGCCACATGTTTGACGGTGATCAGCATTTCAATACTACGGAGATGGTGATTTGGGATGCGGTTATGTCAGCATTGGGAGTCCGAAACGACGTTATGTACAAGCTCGGGCTGGTTCCGCTCACGCAATATCCCTTCTTCCTTGCAACTCTTCACCTTTCGTTAAAATCTTCTTCCAGTCTCTGTTTCTGAAACTGAACTAATTCTATTAGAGGTCGTAATTAATATGTTCTTAACCTTACAATTAAAATATGGTTGATAAAATTACGAACCAACTACATATATCTATAGCTTTTTCAGGTATCTCTTGTTATGCATAGATTTAGAGTTAGTACGAAAGGTTTCGCAAGTCCAGATTTAGGTCGAGCAGTATAGCGTTTGACATGCTTCCATTTGATATATTTACCTCTCCACCTTCGATTTCTCTATGCAATCTGCCTTGGCAAGGCCGTCGTACAGGTACCAGAAACCTGAATTATGGCCAGATCAGTGAAAACAGAAGGCTTACACATGTCGAGGTAATGGTTTTGTGGCATGCTTAAAGCTGTTGGTCAAGTTCTTAGATGTTCCTAATTTGTAGTGTTGTCCTGTTTCAATTGCTATCCATTTTAAATCAAGCTTGATTcttattttgttaattacagGCAGGTGCCAAAGGTTATATTTTTGCAAGTAGAattagacaacaagaatattacaaaagaaacttaataattttttaagaagatatatacatgaagacataattattagacaaatttaaatattacatcaATACTAATAGTCTAGTAAATTTTCTCCATAACttctaaaatattgtccaaacaagTTTTGTATAACCAAAAATGGAGCATTAATAAAAGAATTTCATGTAATAATGTAGTATTTttcttgtagtttaatatttaataatgtatttctatttatatttattaattaataatactataatactttatatatgtgctagttatctACAAAAGTTGTATGGATttagggggtgttagtgggGATGAGATTTATAATGAGTCTTAGAATTTCTAAGtttagtgttattggtttatagattctcatattctcattaaaatctattgttattggtttgatgattctataattctatacaaagtcatttgttattcaaaaagttaaaattttaatgattcTACAAATCTACTAAAGTAAGTGTTATTGGGAGTTGAATTCTTATCATTTTAACTCACAAATTTAGATTTTGAGAATACTACATGTTTACTTtgaattcttagaatcattacattactctattttcatagattttcaCAATAGACAAAATTCTCTACATCTCTTTctaaatttaacaaatctctcaacttttaaaatcaacaaactctatagaaatctaagtcccactaacacccccttatattaattatgataaatataaagagcatagtgtaaattacaaataattttgaagttaaatttgaagttttgcttttgaaaaaaaaacaccttaaaacttcaaatatagagtttgcAAAACTCTATAATTAGAGTTTTTTTAGAGATGCTCTTATACTGCACTGATTAACTCTAAAATAAAGTCTTTTTGAAGATGCTCTTATACGCTCTTATACTGCACTGGTTAGATACAATTATTAATGACCAATTACGATCAACTAATCAGAAGCTCAATTATATTTGTTTCTCAAACTTCTTATCAACATTAAGAACATAATCTTTTAGCTAAACTAGATCctttttccgcgctacgcgcggataatatatttaaatttatatatttatcatttttctttgtatatgaatttttgtatattaaattatatataactaatttttacttttttttaatatttttagtttgaagtaagtatttctattatatgtaatacaattaaaaaataaaatatgaagaatcaaatCCGACATTAAaagagttatgtaaaaaaatataattatgtatagtacataaattattttcagtttaaaagatcggaatcaTCTCGAATAATAtcacgaaaagaaaaagtactccaataacctacttagaatataaaacctctttttcaaaaaaaagcgtacttaataataattttttatgtgtaatagttgaaaactgacaattgaatatcgatctagaatattattttgatatatcgaatggtaaaatattaattgtaataaatttttttagagttttgtaatattacatgaattagaagtctttaaaatctaaaatctattttattaacataatatattttttattcatttattattttgacgcTACAAAATATtcctttagttttatttgtatattattttttaataatttagtatctttttaagtaattttaaaattatcaagaatataatatatttaaaattatttatttaaatatatccaaatataatgtctcatttttatttgtgtttGCATTGAAACGCTTAAAATCTAAGAATGAGGTGAGTATTTGTGCTAAAGAAAACTGATTTAACCACTAATATAgagagatattataatattagaaggtaTATAAACTCTTATTTGTTGTCATATGCTggacataattaagttgttgtcaattgattctatatttgtgattaCATACAGACCCGCACAATgtccaataaatataaagttacactaaaatataaaaataatttatttagtgaaacaaaaaatacttttaaaccattatattataaagcaaagggaatattcaaattatattgaaacattagaatatTAAGAATCAAaaaagctgaaatctcaacATCAATCATTTACATCGGCCATGTCTTAGACAATGAAAGAAGAATTTCATAATAGAGATGGATTTGTCTCctatgtatttttctattttctctcctgaaaaagaatattcttgatatattattttataattttacagataatactttttatttgtgaaagttgaaaccgacccaatttattttagtattttataaaattaggatattatttacactaaatatgtctttacaaactattatgtaaataaaaaatataattataattatataaataatatatttcactaaaaaatTTTTAGTGTGAATAAAAATATCAGCAAAAGGACAGCAAGAGTAATAATTATAGCAATATACTtagcaaaaataattattatactttTCTATATGTAAGACGCTGCAATATATTTGTATCTTTAGTTCTTTGGTCAAAAATATCAGCAAAAGGACATAAACATAGCTTTCTTGTAGTGGACGTGTGTTTAATAAGAGATGCTACATGCACTTTAAAATGGGTCAAAATAGCTAAGGTTACATATTTTAACAATTCTTCTGATATATAACTAAAACACATATCATCAAAGTCAATCAGATGCCGAGAGGACTATATGAACTGTTTTCAACAAATCTAATAGAACCTATCAGCAACACTTAGGACGCTTAGCTTCCTATGACACAACCATATCAGAAATTCTGTTAACATAACCATACCAGATTATGCTCTCTTCTTATAAGTTTTCTATTCTGACTATATTCTCATGGTCTGTTCCAGGCGTCAGATGAGACTGAGAAGTCCATCACAATACATTATaagtataaaaaaacaaaagttttagCAACAcggaaaatatcatatcaacGTGAAACTATGAAACAAAGCAACACAACATAAGCAAtaagcaaaaaaagaagaaaacaaagcaTAGTCTTTAAAAACACCAAGGTTCAAATGCTGCAATAACAAAGtccaaaagaagaaagaaacaaagcaCAGCCTTTATTAAGATAAAGAAAAACAGCACTAAAAATCCATTAGCCACATCTGGCACGCTTGGTCTCTCCCGACTCAATCTCATCAGAGATCCTTTTCACAGTCTCATCTGCAGATTCACCCCTTTCTTCAACAGGTACCTCATCCACGTTTTCCTCTATGATGCTTTCAGGTGCTGGAACTTCAGGAGAGAGAACCTTGGTGACAGTCAAAGCTTGGGTCTTGCCATCCAGATTGTGTTGTGAAATCTTGATAACGAAGGTGCGGGTCTGTCCAATAGTATCAATCAGAGCTTGTGGCACCGGGACTACATGATCATCTCCAACGCTTTCGTTGGCCTAATACAAATGTAAACACTTGTAAGAACACAACACAAAAACTGAGGATAGTCATGTTTGTAATTACCTCAAAGTAACTCTCGACCAATGCCGAAGCTTTCTTTCCAGTCAATTCAAACCCAGCATCACCGAGAAGCACAAAGCTTGCGTGATCATTTTTGTCATAGACAGAGAGCTTCGTGAGATACCTGTGACATACGAACATTAATAAGGATGCTGAAAGCTTATCTGACCAAAAATAAGTATAAATCTTACTCTGCAGCACCGTCAATCTCAGTCTTTCCGCACTTCTTACACATAAGTGTAGTAGGCCCTTTAGTTGCTTTAGTCTTGCACCCACCACAAGCAATATAATACCACGCCGAACCACTCACAACATCATCAATAGTGGCTGAACACTCGAACCAAGCAACCTGTGAATTGCACCAAGGAAGATCATGAATAACTGTAACCAACGCAACGTATGGGTAAAAACATGATATATTATACCTTTGCCTCTTGCTGCTTCATGTATGAGAGTAGATCCCCTATAGTAGCTGTCTCAGCCTTGGTAACAATTTCAGCATTAACTCTATTAGCAACATCCATGTTCGATTCATACCtgagaaaatgtttaagaaaaagaaaaagtaagACTTTCGATAGATTCAAGTAAACGTTCCAAATCAACAAATAAACACGTACCAAGCCAGATATTCCCTGGTTGCTTCAACATCCATATCAAAAAACACACGCGAGGATGATAGAGACGACAGAGTTAAAGCACCTGCAATATAAGCAAAGTTCCTTAccaaacaataataatttaatcaaacatTCAAGCTATAAAAACTGTCTTATCTAACACATACTGTGACTAAATCATGTTCCACATACAGCCTACTAACATCTACAAAACATAACCAAATCCAGGTAATTCTAACCTCCAACACGTTTTGGATTCAGCGTAGTCACCAGAATAACAGTTGGAGGCTTTCCAAGCGCTTTAAACTTCTCACAGAACTCTGTTGCGGCTTTGTCCCATACGTATAGTTTCATAACAGGACCACTGCACCAAAACAAACTCAtgttataaacaaaaaacacacatatatatatatatgtatagatCATAAACACTAAGAAGATCTCACTCTTGCGTCTGAACATGAACCAGAATTCGCTTTGAAGAAACTATCTCGACCTCATCAAGCACAAGACTGTCACTCAAGGGAAGCTCATTCACCAGTTTAATGTGACCGAGAAAATCTGCAATAAGATTAAATAGTACTTATTACTCTATATACTATCAATCCTAAGCCTAAGCAACTAAGATTGAGACATAAAATTCGGTTAAAGCTTACCATGAAGATCCCCCTTGAGGTCACAGGCCGCTTCAAAATCTTCATAACCATAAAAACGGAACCGATCCACAGGAAACTGAACAGGACCGTTCCCGCAAACGGTGAGTATAGAATTCCATGAGAAAGCAATGACCACGTCTGGCTCAGCAACTCGGTACACAGTTTTGCTTTTAGATCCATAGAAGTTGATAAGCCTGTAGATGGAACCAGCGACCATCTGTGGCAAATAGATCTTAATCCTGCTTGGTGGGATGAACCCTTGGATCACAGTACCCTGacgataacaaaaaaaacacaaaagaaacgaATGTGAGTGTTTTATCGTCCAAGCAAAACCGATACAAAATCATAAAAGGTCGGAATAAACCTGTCCGTCAATCAGAAGCATCTCAAGACCCAAAAGAACCTTCGTGTGTGCGTTCCGAGCCTCCCAAAAATGTATCAGAC comes from Brassica rapa cultivar Chiifu-401-42 chromosome A02, CAAS_Brap_v3.01, whole genome shotgun sequence and encodes:
- the LOC117131772 gene encoding uncharacterized protein LOC117131772; protein product: MNPLQISLMVSFRLSLSEILYILPIFPIFLHTNISQTMNSNRQTPVSGDLTAKKPNGKDVVSSAEPVRRVGKTGVSLSKADSGDAKSKKPNGKAVFSSADPVNQVGPTGVSLATAVSGAPKSKKPNGKAVVSSSDEMMFFRDVKFGPQEGQITFRLIHFWEARNAHTKVLLGLEMLLIDGQGTVIQGFIPPSRIKIYLPQMVAGSIYRLINFYGSKSKTVYRVAEPDVVIAFSWNSILTVCGNGPVQFPVDRFRFYGYEDFEAACDLKGDLHDFLGHIKLVNELPLSDSLVLDEVEIVSSKRILVHVQTQDGPVMKLYVWDKAATEFCEKFKALGKPPTVILVTTLNPKRVGGALTLSSLSSSRVFFDMDVEATREYLAWYESNMDVANRVNAEIVTKAETATIGDLLSYMKQQEAKVAWFECSATIDDVVSGSAWYYIACGGCKTKATKGPTTLMCKKCGKTEIDGAAEYLTKLSVYDKNDHASFVLLGDAGFELTGKKASALVESYFEANESVGDDHVVPVPQALIDTIGQTRTFVIKISQHNLDGKTQALTVTKVLSPEVPAPESIIEENVDEVPVEERGESADETVKRISDEIESGETKRARCG